Proteins encoded together in one Onychomys torridus chromosome 1, mOncTor1.1, whole genome shotgun sequence window:
- the LOC118569336 gene encoding olfactory receptor 52B2-like isoform X2, with product MLGANLTIIHPTVFILLGIPGLEQYHIWLSIPFCLMYITAVLGNGALILVVLSEHTLHEPMYVFLSMLAGTDILLSTTTLPKALAIFWFHAGEILFDACITQMFFIHVAFVAESGILLAMAFDRYVAICTPLRYSAILTPMAIGKMTLAIWGRSIGTIFPIIFLLKRLSYCRTNIIPHSYCEHIGVARLACADITVNIWYGFSVPMASVLVDVALIGISYTLILQAVFRLPSQDARHKALNTCGSHIGVILLFFIPSFFTFLTHRFGKNIPHHVHILLANLYVLVPPMLNPIIYGAKTKQIRDRLIVFTCKGI from the exons ATGCTTGGAGCTAACCTCACCATCATCCATCCGACTGTGTTCATCCTACTTGGAATCCCAGGACTGGAGCAATATCACATCTGGCTTTCTATCCCTTTTTGTCTCATGTACATCACTGCAGTCTTGGGAAATGGAGCCCTGATCCTTGTTGTTCTGAGTGAACACACCCTCCATGAGCCCATGTATGTTTTTCTATCCATGCTAGCTGGCACTGACATTCTCCTGTCAACCACCACTCTACCCAAGGCCTTGGCTATCTTCTGGTTCCATGCTGGAGAGATCCTCTTTGATGCCTGCATTACTCAGATGTTTTTCATTCATGTTGCTTTTGTGGCTGAGTCAGGAATCCTGCTGGCCATGGCATTTGACCGCTATGTGGCTATTTGTACTCCTCTGAGATACTCAGCCATCTTAACTCCCATGGCAATTGGAAAAATGACCCTGGCCATCTGGGGACGGAGCATTGGGACCATTTTCCCTATCATATTCCTGCTGAAGAGGCTGTCATACTGCAGGACCAATATCATCCCACACTCATACTGTGAGCATATTGGTGTAGCCAGGTTGGCCTGTGCTGACATCACTGTCAATATCTGGTATGGCTTCTCAGTGCCAATGGCTTCAGTTTTGGTAGATGTTGCACTCATTGGTATTTCTTATACTTTGATCCTCCAGGCTGTGTTCAGACTTCCTTCCCAGGATGCCAGGCACAAAGCTCTCAACACCTGTGGCTCTCACATTGGAGTAATTCTCCTCTTCTTCATACCATCATTTTTCACTTTCCTTACCCACCGCTTTGGCAAGAACATCCCCCACCATGTACACATTCTTCTGGCAAATCTCTATGTGTTAGTCCCTCCCATGCTTAACCCTATCATCTATGGTGCAAAGACCAAGCAAATTAGGGACAG ATTGATTGTATTTACATGTAAGGGAATTTGA
- the LOC118569336 gene encoding olfactory receptor 52B2-like isoform X1, with amino-acid sequence MLGANLTIIHPTVFILLGIPGLEQYHIWLSIPFCLMYITAVLGNGALILVVLSEHTLHEPMYVFLSMLAGTDILLSTTTLPKALAIFWFHAGEILFDACITQMFFIHVAFVAESGILLAMAFDRYVAICTPLRYSAILTPMAIGKMTLAIWGRSIGTIFPIIFLLKRLSYCRTNIIPHSYCEHIGVARLACADITVNIWYGFSVPMASVLVDVALIGISYTLILQAVFRLPSQDARHKALNTCGSHIGVILLFFIPSFFTFLTHRFGKNIPHHVHILLANLYVLVPPMLNPIIYGAKTKQIRDSMIHMLSVVWKS; translated from the coding sequence ATGCTTGGAGCTAACCTCACCATCATCCATCCGACTGTGTTCATCCTACTTGGAATCCCAGGACTGGAGCAATATCACATCTGGCTTTCTATCCCTTTTTGTCTCATGTACATCACTGCAGTCTTGGGAAATGGAGCCCTGATCCTTGTTGTTCTGAGTGAACACACCCTCCATGAGCCCATGTATGTTTTTCTATCCATGCTAGCTGGCACTGACATTCTCCTGTCAACCACCACTCTACCCAAGGCCTTGGCTATCTTCTGGTTCCATGCTGGAGAGATCCTCTTTGATGCCTGCATTACTCAGATGTTTTTCATTCATGTTGCTTTTGTGGCTGAGTCAGGAATCCTGCTGGCCATGGCATTTGACCGCTATGTGGCTATTTGTACTCCTCTGAGATACTCAGCCATCTTAACTCCCATGGCAATTGGAAAAATGACCCTGGCCATCTGGGGACGGAGCATTGGGACCATTTTCCCTATCATATTCCTGCTGAAGAGGCTGTCATACTGCAGGACCAATATCATCCCACACTCATACTGTGAGCATATTGGTGTAGCCAGGTTGGCCTGTGCTGACATCACTGTCAATATCTGGTATGGCTTCTCAGTGCCAATGGCTTCAGTTTTGGTAGATGTTGCACTCATTGGTATTTCTTATACTTTGATCCTCCAGGCTGTGTTCAGACTTCCTTCCCAGGATGCCAGGCACAAAGCTCTCAACACCTGTGGCTCTCACATTGGAGTAATTCTCCTCTTCTTCATACCATCATTTTTCACTTTCCTTACCCACCGCTTTGGCAAGAACATCCCCCACCATGTACACATTCTTCTGGCAAATCTCTATGTGTTAGTCCCTCCCATGCTTAACCCTATCATCTATGGTGCAAAGACCAAGCAAATTAGGGACAGCATGATTCACATGTTGTCTGTTGTGTGGAAGTCTTGA